The Triticum urartu cultivar G1812 chromosome 5, Tu2.1, whole genome shotgun sequence genome contains the following window.
GACGGCCGCGTGCAGCGCCGACCCGGTCCAGATGATGGTGGCGCAGGCCTTGATCAGCTCCGCCACGGTGTGCATCTTGGGCCACCACGCCGCGTCCTTGAGGTCGCCGTGCCCGACCTCCCGCACCTCCTTCCACCACGCCTGCAGCTCCACGTCGCCCTGCAGCACGCCGTCGTCCGGGTAGTAGATGGTCAGGTACTCTGTCACCCACTGCTCGATCGCGTGCCAGACCTCCAGCCCGTCCGCCGCGTACGGGTAGTCCTCGATCAGCAGCCGCACCTTGTGCGGGCTCGATGGGTCCTCCACCGCCATGCCCCTGCACCATCAAGATCGATTAATCATTAGCACCACGTAAGGTCCACGTCATTTCTCATTATCTATTTTGTCAGTATTAGTTTACCCACCTCTTGATCAGATCGTCGGGCAGAGCTTGCTCGGTGAAGTTCCAGTTCTTGTAGACCATGGAGGACATGGGCATGGCGTGCTTGCGCGGGAACACGGTCATCTCGATGACGCCGCCGGCGTTGATGAGCAGCCCCCGCGCCCGCGCGTTGATGTTCATGGTGTCGCGGTAGTGCGGGTGCAGGAGCTTGTACACCGGGTGGGTCACGCTGAGCTGCCGGTTGGTGGCGATGACGAAGGGCTCCATCACGGCGTGCGTGTTGAGCCAGTGGCTGATCAGCTGGTGCCAGCCGTAGTCGTTCACGGAGGCGTACGCCTTGGCGAGCTGCCATATCCAGCCCTCCACGCCGGCGTGATGCGGCGTGTACACGGTGCTCTTCGCCGTGGTCAGGTCGCCCTGGATCAGCGGCGAGCTCAGCTCGATGGCGACCGGCGCCAGCGTGCCGTCCCCTCGCCGGAAGAGCAGGGTCCTGGTCGCGTACACGAAGCTGCCGTCGAGGTTGTTGATGTCGACCAGGAACGGCATCAGGTTGTCGTGCTGGTCCACGATGTAGAGCCTGTTGTCGGCGAGCGCCTGCTCCACGGTGAGGCCCTCCAGGCTCTTGCCGATGTGCGCCTCCGTGATGGTGCTGGTGTGGTCGCCGTACTTGCTCGGGTCAAGTGTACTTTTGGGAGGGAACTCCTGCACGCAGTCAAATAATGGTACGAACGACCAGTGAGCAAGGTGTACTTTTGAATAGTACTTGAAGTTGCTCAATGGTGGGTAGATGGAGTGGGTGACTGACCGTGAGGCGTTTGATCATCATGGGGTTGACGCCGGCGAGCATCTCCCTGGCGAACTCCTCGTCGGTCATCCATGCCTTCTCGTCGGCTTTGATGATCTGCGGCTTGGGGAGCTTGAGGAGGAAGTCGCCGCCCATGGGGATGAGGTCCTTGACGAGCTGGAGCGGGAAGCGCTTGCGCACCTCCTCCAGGGCGGGGATGTTGGGCAGCTTGATGCCGCCCTCGTAGAGCTTGAGGATGTCGGCGAAGGAGTCGAACTCGCCGGGGGAGAGGTCGACGTAGGTGCGTATGGCCGGTATGATGCCGTCCACCAGCGCCTTGAGCGTGTAGCCCAGGAAGTCGGACTGCTTGAGGTGGCCGAAGAGCTCGTCGCGCGGCACGTAGACGTTGCCCACCAGCGGCAGCAGCCGGCTCTCGTGGTCGGGCTCTGCGCCAGCCATACATGCGGATCGTCAGATCAAGTGCACACTGCACAGACGTTAATTAccgggggaaaggaaggggacgCACTGGTGGCGGAGGGCTTCCGGCCGGTGCGGCAGCGGCGCGGGTAGGGGAGGTCCTTGGAGCCGCCGAGGACGTCGCGGGTGTCGCCGAGGTCGTTGTAGACGTCGTAGCGGTAGACGCGGTCGTGGTCCTCGTAGGGCCCCTGCTGGTCGTCGCCCCTCAGGTTCCGGAGCTCGTCGTCGCGGTACGGCTTCAGCGCCGCCGGCATCTGGTGCGGCAGGTACGTCTGCGCTCCCCAACGGACACGGCCGGCCAGTTAGAGAATGAGCAAGGAAAATCCATGGGATCATGGATACTACTCAGAGTGAGATGGGATACTCACGTCGTTGGCGAAGAAGACGCGGTTGTAGCGGTACTTGGCCTGCGGGTAGACCCAGGAGTTGGCGACGAAGACGATGGTGCCGCGGCCGGGCACGTTGTCGAGGGTGATGGTCTTGAGGAAGAACTCGGCGGCGTGGTTGTTCTTGACGATGATGGCGCCCGGCACCCCCAGCTTGTCCACCGACCAGTCGAAGGTCACCGCGAACTTGTTCTCGCCGGTGGTGATGAAGGGCAGGTTCGTCGGCAGCAGCCACTGCTCCAGGTTCGCCTCCGCGCCCACCTTCCCGCGGCCCCCGTTGTCTGCATTACACGTCTCTTATCAGTTAAAATTTTACTAAATGCGTGCGTCATGTCACATTACGACATAAAGTACTCTTGAGCAGCAGTATATCTATATCGTTCTGCTTCATCTCAAGAAGAGTGTGGAGTCCGTTTTTGCCCGCGTCTCTCTCAAGGTCAAGCATACATACATGGTGATGCTGCATGTCATTTTTCTCTTCTGATGTTCAATTACCCTCTGCTTTTCACTCATTTCGTTCGTGTGATCTGCCGTTTTTATGTAGGAACGAGCTATGAATTGCAACGTGGGAAGATCAATGGATCGAGTGGCGAGTGCTCACTGTGGTCGACGTGGGTGGAGCTGATGAGCTGGCAGGTGACGCCGCGGCCGAGGAGCTCGGTGACGCCGTCCATGACGGTGGCGCCGAAGTCGTTGAAGTCGAGCGCGTTCTTGCGCATGAGGACGACGGAGCCCTTGAGGTGAGGGCCGCGGAGGCCCCCCGTCAGGTCGCTCACGATGCCGCCGACGCCGAACATCTTCGGTCGATCTACGGGGGCACTCTGGGGCTGACTGTGGCACGCTTGTGGTCAGTGGTGCTGGTGTGTGAGAGCTCCGAGAGCACCACGGAGGCTATTT
Protein-coding sequences here:
- the LOC125510538 gene encoding putative linoleate 9S-lipoxygenase 3, producing MFGVGGIVSDLTGGLRGPHLKGSVVLMRKNALDFNDFGATVMDGVTELLGRGVTCQLISSTHVDHNNGGRGKVGAEANLEQWLLPTNLPFITTGENKFAVTFDWSVDKLGVPGAIIVKNNHAAEFFLKTITLDNVPGRGTIVFVANSWVYPQAKYRYNRVFFANDTYLPHQMPAALKPYRDDELRNLRGDDQQGPYEDHDRVYRYDVYNDLGDTRDVLGGSKDLPYPRRCRTGRKPSATKPDHESRLLPLVGNVYVPRDELFGHLKQSDFLGYTLKALVDGIIPAIRTYVDLSPGEFDSFADILKLYEGGIKLPNIPALEEVRKRFPLQLVKDLIPMGGDFLLKLPKPQIIKADEKAWMTDEEFAREMLAGVNPMMIKRLTEFPPKSTLDPSKYGDHTSTITEAHIGKSLEGLTVEQALADNRLYIVDQHDNLMPFLVDINNLDGSFVYATRTLLFRRGDGTLAPVAIELSSPLIQGDLTTAKSTVYTPHHAGVEGWIWQLAKAYASVNDYGWHQLISHWLNTHAVMEPFVIATNRQLSVTHPVYKLLHPHYRDTMNINARARGLLINAGGVIEMTVFPRKHAMPMSSMVYKNWNFTEQALPDDLIKRGMAVEDPSSPHKVRLLIEDYPYAADGLEVWHAIEQWVTEYLTIYYPDDGVLQGDVELQAWWKEVREVGHGDLKDAAWWPKMHTVAELIKACATIIWTGSALHAAVNFGQYPYSGYHPNKPSASRRPMPVPGSEEYALLERDPEKAFILTITNQFQALVGISLMEILSKHSSDEVYLGQHETPAWTSDAKAQEAFRRFGARLEGIEKQVVAMNGDPRLKNRTGPAKFPYMLLYPNTSDHTGQAEGLTARGIPNSISI